A stretch of Elephas maximus indicus isolate mEleMax1 chromosome 27, mEleMax1 primary haplotype, whole genome shotgun sequence DNA encodes these proteins:
- the LOC126068509 gene encoding mucin-17-like isoform X15, whose amino-acid sequence MRLVHLPLHCLTVLGPLYLYSLRLYLTTTPLGEPVFTRLYLTTTLLGDPVFTWLYLTTTLLGDPVFTWLYLTTTPLGDPVFTRLYLTATPLGEPVFTRLYLTTTPLGDPVFTRLYLTTTPLGEPVFTRLYLTTTLLGDPVFTWLYLTTTPLGEPVFTWLYLPTTPLGEPVFTRLYLTATPLGDPVFPRLYLTTTPLGDPVFTRLYLTTTPLGEPVFTRLYLTTTLLGDPVFTRLYLTTTPLGDPVFTRLYLTTTPLGDPVFTRLYLTTTPLGDPVFTRLYLTTTPLGEPVFTRLYLTTTPLGDPVFTRLYLTATPLGDPVFTRLYLTATLLGDPVFTWLYLTATPLGDPVFTRLYLTTTLLGDPVFTQLYLTTTLLGDPVFTWLYLTTTPLGDPVFTRLYLTTTLLGDPVFTQLYLTATLLGNPVFTWLYLTAIP is encoded by the exons ATGCGCTTGGTCCACCTCCCTCTTCACTGCCTTACAGTCCTTGGCCCTCTTTATCTGTACTCTCTTAGGCTTTACCTAACCACCACACCCTTAGGTGAACCTGTCTTCACACGGCTTTACCTAACCACCACACTCTTAGGCGatcctgtcttcacatggctttaC CTAACCACCACACTCTTAGGCGatcctgtcttcacatggctttaCCTAACCACCACGCCCTTAGGCGATCCTGTCTTCACACGGCTTTACCTAACCGCCACGCCCTTAGGCGAACCTGTCTTCACACGGCTTTACCTAACCACCACACCCTTAGGCGATCCTGTCTTCACACGGCTTTACCTAACCACCACACCCTTAGGCGAACCTGTCTTCACACGGCTTTACCTAACCACCACACTCTTAGGCGatcctgtcttcacatggctttaCCTAACCACCACACCCTTAGGTGaacctgtcttcacatggctttaCCTACCCACCACACCCTTAGGTGAACCTGTCTTCACACGGCTTTACCTAACCGCCACACCCTTAGGCGATCCTGTCTTCCCACGGCTTTACCTAACCACCACACCCTTAGGCGATCCTGTCTTCACACGGCTTTACCTAACCACCACACCCTTAGGTGAACCTGTCTTCACACGGCTTTACCTAACCACCACACTCTTAGGCGATCCTGTCTTCACACGGCTTTACCTAACCACCACACCCTTAGGCGATCCTGTCTTCACACGGCTTTACCTAACCACCACACCCTTAGGCGATCCTGTCTTCACACGGCTTTACCTAACCACCACACCCTTAGGCGATCCTGTCTTCACACGGCTTTACCTAACCACCACACCCTTAGGTGAACCTGTCTTCACACGGCTTTACCTAACCACCACACCCTTAGGCGATCCTGTCTTCACACGGCTTTACCTAACCGCCACACCCTTAGGCGATCCTGTCTTCACACGGCTTTACCTAACCGCCACACTCTTAGGTGatcctgtcttcacatggctttaCCTAACCGCCACACCCTTAGGTGATCCTGTCTTCACACGGCTTTACCTAACCACCACACTCTTAGGCGATCCTGTCTTCACACAGCTTTACCTAACCACCACACTCTTAGGCGatcctgtcttcacatggctttaCCTAACCACCACACCCTTAGGTGATCCTGTCTTCACACGGCTTTACCTAACCACCACACTCTTAGGCGATCCTGTCTTCACACAGCTTTACCTAACCGCCACACTCTTAGGTAatcctgtcttcacatggctttaCCTAACTGCCATACCCTGA
- the LOC126068509 gene encoding uncharacterized protein LOC126068509 isoform X31 → MRLVHLPLHCLTVLGPLYLYSLRLYLTTTPLGEPVFTRLYLTTTLLGDPVFTWLYLTTTPLGEPVFTWLYLNTTPLGEPVFTRLYLTATPLGDPVFPRLYLTTTPLGDPVFTRLYLTTTPLGDPVFTRLYLTTTLLGDPVFTWLYLTTTPLGDPVFTRLYLTATPLGEPVFTRLYLTTTPLGDPVFTRLYLTTTPLGEPVFTRLYLTTTLLGDPVFTWLYLTTTPLGEPVFTWLYLPTTPLGEPVFTRLYLTATPLGDPVFPRLYLTTTPLGDPVFTRLYLTTTPLGEPVFTRLYLTTTLLGDPVFTRLYLTTTPLGDPVFTRLYLTTTLLGDPVFTWLYLTTTLLGDPVFTQLYLTATLLGNPVFTWLYLTAIP, encoded by the exons ATGCGCTTGGTCCACCTCCCTCTTCACTGCCTTACAGTCCTTGGCCCTCTTTATCTGTACTCTCTTAGGCTTTACCTAACCACCACACCCTTAGGTGAACCTGTCTTCACACGGCTTTACCTAACCACCACACTCTTAGGCGatcctgtcttcacatggctttaCCTAACCACCACACCCTTAGGTGaacctgtcttcacatggctttaCCTAAACACCACACCCTTAGGTGAACCTGTCTTCACACGGCTTTACCTAACCGCCACACCCTTAGGCGATCCTGTCTTCCCACGGCTTTACCTAACCACCACACCCTTAGGCGATCCTGTCTTCACACGGCTTTACCTAACCACCACACCCTTAGGCGATCCTGTCTTCACACGGCTTTACCTAACCACCACACTCTTAGGCGatcctgtcttcacatggctttaCCTAACCACCACGCCCTTAGGCGATCCTGTCTTCACACGGCTTTACCTAACCGCCACGCCCTTAGGCGAACCTGTCTTCACACGGCTTTACCTAACCACCACACCCTTAGGCGATCCTGTCTTCACACGGCTTTACCTAACCACCACACCCTTAGGCGAACCTGTCTTCACACGGCTTTACCTAACCACCACACTCTTAGGCGatcctgtcttcacatggctttaCCTAACCACCACACCCTTAGGTGaacctgtcttcacatggctttaCCTACCCACCACACCCTTAGGTGAACCTGTCTTCACACGGCTTTACCTAACCGCCACACCCTTAGGCGATCCTGTCTTCCCACGGCTTTACCTAACCACCACACCCTTAGGCGATCCTGTCTTCACACGGCTTTACCTAACCACCACACCCTTAGGTGAACCTGTCTTCACACGGCTTTACCTAACCACCACACTCTTAGGCGATCCTGTCTTCACACGGCTTTACCTAACCACCACACCCTTAGGCGATCCTGTCTTCACACGGCTTTAC CTAACCACCACACTCTTAGGCGatcctgtcttcacatggctttaC CTAACCACCACACTCTTAGGCGATCCTGTCTTCACACAGCTTTACCTAACCGCCACACTCTTAGGTAatcctgtcttcacatggctttaCCTAACTGCCATACCCTGA
- the LOC126068509 gene encoding uncharacterized protein LOC126068509 isoform X28 has product MRLVHLPLHCLTVLGPLYLYSLRLYLTTTPLGEPVFTRLYLTTTLLGDPVFTWLYLTTTPLGEPVFTWLYLNTTPLGEPVFTRLYLTATPLGDPVFPRLYLTTTPLGDPVFTRLYLTTTPLGDPVFTRLYLTTTLLGDPVFTWLYLTTTPLGDPVFTRLYLTATPLGEPVFTRLYLTTTPLGDPVFTRLYLTTTPLGEPVFTRLYLTTTLLGDPVFTWLYLTTTPLGEPVFTWLYLPTTPLGEPVFTRLYLTATPLGDPVFPRLYLTTTPLGDPVFTRLYLTTTPLGEPVFTRLYLTTTLLGDPVFTRLYLTTTPLGDPVFTRLYLTTTLLGDPVFTWLYLTTTPLGDPVFTRLYLTTTLLGDPVFTQLYLTATLLGNPVFTWLYLTAIP; this is encoded by the exons ATGCGCTTGGTCCACCTCCCTCTTCACTGCCTTACAGTCCTTGGCCCTCTTTATCTGTACTCTCTTAGGCTTTACCTAACCACCACACCCTTAGGTGAACCTGTCTTCACACGGCTTTACCTAACCACCACACTCTTAGGCGatcctgtcttcacatggctttaCCTAACCACCACACCCTTAGGTGaacctgtcttcacatggctttaCCTAAACACCACACCCTTAGGTGAACCTGTCTTCACACGGCTTTACCTAACCGCCACACCCTTAGGCGATCCTGTCTTCCCACGGCTTTACCTAACCACCACACCCTTAGGCGATCCTGTCTTCACACGGCTTTACCTAACCACCACACCCTTAGGCGATCCTGTCTTCACACGGCTTTACCTAACCACCACACTCTTAGGCGatcctgtcttcacatggctttaCCTAACCACCACGCCCTTAGGCGATCCTGTCTTCACACGGCTTTACCTAACCGCCACGCCCTTAGGCGAACCTGTCTTCACACGGCTTTACCTAACCACCACACCCTTAGGCGATCCTGTCTTCACACGGCTTTACCTAACCACCACACCCTTAGGCGAACCTGTCTTCACACGGCTTTACCTAACCACCACACTCTTAGGCGatcctgtcttcacatggctttaCCTAACCACCACACCCTTAGGTGaacctgtcttcacatggctttaCCTACCCACCACACCCTTAGGTGAACCTGTCTTCACACGGCTTTACCTAACCGCCACACCCTTAGGCGATCCTGTCTTCCCACGGCTTTACCTAACCACCACACCCTTAGGCGATCCTGTCTTCACACGGCTTTACCTAACCACCACACCCTTAGGTGAACCTGTCTTCACACGGCTTTACCTAACCACCACACTCTTAGGCGATCCTGTCTTCACACGGCTTTACCTAACCACCACACCCTTAGGCGATCCTGTCTTCACACGGCTTTAC CTAACCACCACACTCTTAGGCGatcctgtcttcacatggctttaCCTAACCACCACACCCTTAGGTGATCCTGTCTTCACACGGCTTTACCTAACCACCACACTCTTAGGCGATCCTGTCTTCACACAGCTTTACCTAACCGCCACACTCTTAGGTAatcctgtcttcacatggctttaCCTAACTGCCATACCCTGA
- the LOC126068509 gene encoding uncharacterized protein LOC126068509 isoform X25 — translation MRLVHLPLHCLTVLGPLYLYSLRLYLTTTPLGEPVFTRLYLTTTLLGDPVFTRLYLTTTPLGDPVFTRLYLTTTPLGEPVFTRLYLTTTLLGDPVFTWLYLTTTPLGEPVFTWLYLPTTPLGEPVFTRLYLTATPLGDPVFPRLYLTTTPLGDPVFTRLYLTTTPLGEPVFTRLYLTTTLLGDPVFTRLYLTTTPLGDPVFTRLYLTTTPLGDPVFTRLYLTTTPLGDPVFTRLYLTTTPLGEPVFTRLYLTTTPLGDPVFTRLYLTATPLGDPVFTRLYLTATLLGDPVFTWLYLTATPLGDPVFTRLYLTTTLLGDPVFTQLYLTTTLLGDPVFTWLYLTTTPLGDPVFTRLYLTTTLLGDPVFTQLYLTATLLGNPVFTWLYLTAIP, via the exons ATGCGCTTGGTCCACCTCCCTCTTCACTGCCTTACAGTCCTTGGCCCTCTTTATCTGTACTCTCTTAGGCTTTACCTAACCACCACACCCTTAGGTGAACCTGTCTTCACACGGCTTTACCTAACCACCACACTCTTAGGCGatc CTGTCTTCACACGGCTTTACCTAACCACCACACCCTTAGGCGATCCTGTCTTCACACGGCTTTACCTAACCACCACACCCTTAGGCGAACCTGTCTTCACACGGCTTTACCTAACCACCACACTCTTAGGCGatcctgtcttcacatggctttaCCTAACCACCACACCCTTAGGTGaacctgtcttcacatggctttaCCTACCCACCACACCCTTAGGTGAACCTGTCTTCACACGGCTTTACCTAACCGCCACACCCTTAGGCGATCCTGTCTTCCCACGGCTTTACCTAACCACCACACCCTTAGGCGATCCTGTCTTCACACGGCTTTACCTAACCACCACACCCTTAGGTGAACCTGTCTTCACACGGCTTTACCTAACCACCACACTCTTAGGCGATCCTGTCTTCACACGGCTTTACCTAACCACCACACCCTTAGGCGATCCTGTCTTCACACGGCTTTACCTAACCACCACACCCTTAGGCGATCCTGTCTTCACACGGCTTTACCTAACCACCACACCCTTAGGCGATCCTGTCTTCACACGGCTTTACCTAACCACCACACCCTTAGGTGAACCTGTCTTCACACGGCTTTACCTAACCACCACACCCTTAGGCGATCCTGTCTTCACACGGCTTTACCTAACCGCCACACCCTTAGGCGATCCTGTCTTCACACGGCTTTACCTAACCGCCACACTCTTAGGTGatcctgtcttcacatggctttaCCTAACCGCCACACCCTTAGGTGATCCTGTCTTCACACGGCTTTACCTAACCACCACACTCTTAGGCGATCCTGTCTTCACACAGCTTTACCTAACCACCACACTCTTAGGCGatcctgtcttcacatggctttaCCTAACCACCACACCCTTAGGTGATCCTGTCTTCACACGGCTTTACCTAACCACCACACTCTTAGGCGATCCTGTCTTCACACAGCTTTACCTAACCGCCACACTCTTAGGTAatcctgtcttcacatggctttaCCTAACTGCCATACCCTGA
- the LOC126068509 gene encoding mucin-17-like isoform X12, which yields MRLVHLPLHCLTVLGPLYLYSLRLYLTTTPLGEPVFTRLYLTTTLLGDPVFTWLYLTTTPLGEPVFTWLYLNTTPLGEPVFTRLYLTATPLGDPVFPRLYLTTTPLGDPVFTRLYLTTTPLGDPVFTRLYLTTTLLGDPVFTWLYLTTTPLGDPVFTRLYLTATPLGEPVFTRLYLTTTPLGDPVFTRLYLTTTPLGEPVFTRLYLTTTLLGDPVFTWLYLTTTPLGEPVFTWLYLPTTPLGEPVFTRLYLTATPLGDPVFPRLYLTTTPLGDPVFTRLYLTTTPLGEPVFTRLYLTTTLLGDPVFTRLYLTTTPLGDPVFTRLYLTTTPLGDPVFTRLYLTTTPLGDPVFTRLYLTTTPLGEPVFTRLYLTTTPLGDPVFTRLYLTTTLLGDPVFTWLYLTTTLLGDPVFTQLYLTATLLGNPVFTWLYLTAIP from the exons ATGCGCTTGGTCCACCTCCCTCTTCACTGCCTTACAGTCCTTGGCCCTCTTTATCTGTACTCTCTTAGGCTTTACCTAACCACCACACCCTTAGGTGAACCTGTCTTCACACGGCTTTACCTAACCACCACACTCTTAGGCGatcctgtcttcacatggctttaCCTAACCACCACACCCTTAGGTGaacctgtcttcacatggctttaCCTAAACACCACACCCTTAGGTGAACCTGTCTTCACACGGCTTTACCTAACCGCCACACCCTTAGGCGATCCTGTCTTCCCACGGCTTTACCTAACCACCACACCCTTAGGCGATCCTGTCTTCACACGGCTTTACCTAACCACCACACCCTTAGGCGATCCTGTCTTCACACGGCTTTACCTAACCACCACACTCTTAGGCGatcctgtcttcacatggctttaCCTAACCACCACGCCCTTAGGCGATCCTGTCTTCACACGGCTTTACCTAACCGCCACGCCCTTAGGCGAACCTGTCTTCACACGGCTTTACCTAACCACCACACCCTTAGGCGATCCTGTCTTCACACGGCTTTACCTAACCACCACACCCTTAGGCGAACCTGTCTTCACACGGCTTTACCTAACCACCACACTCTTAGGCGatcctgtcttcacatggctttaCCTAACCACCACACCCTTAGGTGaacctgtcttcacatggctttaCCTACCCACCACACCCTTAGGTGAACCTGTCTTCACACGGCTTTACCTAACCGCCACACCCTTAGGCGATCCTGTCTTCCCACGGCTTTACCTAACCACCACACCCTTAGGCGATCCTGTCTTCACACGGCTTTACCTAACCACCACACCCTTAGGTGAACCTGTCTTCACACGGCTTTACCTAACCACCACACTCTTAGGCGATCCTGTCTTCACACGGCTTTACCTAACCACCACACCCTTAGGCGATCCTGTCTTCACACGGCTTTACCTAACCACCACACCCTTAGGCGATCCTGTCTTCACACGGCTTTACCTAACCACCACACCCTTAGGCGATCCTGTCTTCACACGGCTTTACCTAACCACCACACCCTTAGGTGAACCTGTCTTCACACGGCTTTACCTAACCACCACACCCTTAGGCGATCCTGTCTTCACACGGCTTTAC CTAACCACCACACTCTTAGGCGatcctgtcttcacatggctttaC CTAACCACCACACTCTTAGGCGATCCTGTCTTCACACAGCTTTACCTAACCGCCACACTCTTAGGTAatcctgtcttcacatggctttaCCTAACTGCCATACCCTGA
- the LOC126068509 gene encoding uncharacterized protein LOC126068509 isoform X19, which translates to MRLVHLPLHCLTVLGPLYLYSLRLYLTTTPLGEPVFTRLYLTTTLLGDPVFTWLYLTTTPLGEPVFTRLYLTTTPLGDPVFTRLYLTTTPLGEPVFTRLYLTTTLLGDPVFTWLYLTTTPLGEPVFTWLYLPTTPLGEPVFTRLYLTATPLGDPVFPRLYLTTTPLGDPVFTRLYLTTTPLGEPVFTRLYLTTTLLGDPVFTRLYLTTTPLGDPVFTRLYLTTTPLGDPVFTRLYLTTTPLGDPVFTRLYLTTTPLGEPVFTRLYLTTTPLGDPVFTRLYLTATPLGDPVFTRLYLTATLLGDPVFTWLYLTATPLGDPVFTRLYLTTTLLGDPVFTQLYLTTTLLGDPVFTWLYLTTTPLGDPVFTRLYLTTTLLGDPVFTQLYLTATLLGNPVFTWLYLTAIP; encoded by the exons ATGCGCTTGGTCCACCTCCCTCTTCACTGCCTTACAGTCCTTGGCCCTCTTTATCTGTACTCTCTTAGGCTTTACCTAACCACCACACCCTTAGGTGAACCTGTCTTCACACGGCTTTACCTAACCACCACACTCTTAGGCGatcctgtcttcacatggctttaCCTAACCACCACACCCTTAG GCGAACCTGTCTTCACACGGCTTTACCTAACCACCACACCCTTAGGCGATCCTGTCTTCACACGGCTTTACCTAACCACCACACCCTTAGGCGAACCTGTCTTCACACGGCTTTACCTAACCACCACACTCTTAGGCGatcctgtcttcacatggctttaCCTAACCACCACACCCTTAGGTGaacctgtcttcacatggctttaCCTACCCACCACACCCTTAGGTGAACCTGTCTTCACACGGCTTTACCTAACCGCCACACCCTTAGGCGATCCTGTCTTCCCACGGCTTTACCTAACCACCACACCCTTAGGCGATCCTGTCTTCACACGGCTTTACCTAACCACCACACCCTTAGGTGAACCTGTCTTCACACGGCTTTACCTAACCACCACACTCTTAGGCGATCCTGTCTTCACACGGCTTTACCTAACCACCACACCCTTAGGCGATCCTGTCTTCACACGGCTTTACCTAACCACCACACCCTTAGGCGATCCTGTCTTCACACGGCTTTACCTAACCACCACACCCTTAGGCGATCCTGTCTTCACACGGCTTTACCTAACCACCACACCCTTAGGTGAACCTGTCTTCACACGGCTTTACCTAACCACCACACCCTTAGGCGATCCTGTCTTCACACGGCTTTACCTAACCGCCACACCCTTAGGCGATCCTGTCTTCACACGGCTTTACCTAACCGCCACACTCTTAGGTGatcctgtcttcacatggctttaCCTAACCGCCACACCCTTAGGTGATCCTGTCTTCACACGGCTTTACCTAACCACCACACTCTTAGGCGATCCTGTCTTCACACAGCTTTACCTAACCACCACACTCTTAGGCGatcctgtcttcacatggctttaCCTAACCACCACACCCTTAGGTGATCCTGTCTTCACACGGCTTTACCTAACCACCACACTCTTAGGCGATCCTGTCTTCACACAGCTTTACCTAACCGCCACACTCTTAGGTAatcctgtcttcacatggctttaCCTAACTGCCATACCCTGA
- the LOC126068509 gene encoding uncharacterized protein LOC126068509 isoform X22, which produces MRLVHLPLHCLTVLGPLYLYSLRLYLTTTPLGEPVFTRLYLTTTLLGDPVFTWLYLTTTLLGDPVFTRLYLTTTPLGDPVFTRLYLTTTPLGEPVFTRLYLTTTLLGDPVFTWLYLTTTPLGEPVFTWLYLPTTPLGEPVFTRLYLTATPLGDPVFPRLYLTTTPLGDPVFTRLYLTTTPLGEPVFTRLYLTTTLLGDPVFTRLYLTTTPLGDPVFTRLYLTTTPLGDPVFTRLYLTTTPLGDPVFTRLYLTTTPLGEPVFTRLYLTTTPLGDPVFTRLYLTATPLGDPVFTRLYLTATLLGDPVFTWLYLTATPLGDPVFTRLYLTTTLLGDPVFTQLYLTTTLLGDPVFTWLYLTTTPLGDPVFTRLYLTTTLLGDPVFTQLYLTATLLGNPVFTWLYLTAIP; this is translated from the exons ATGCGCTTGGTCCACCTCCCTCTTCACTGCCTTACAGTCCTTGGCCCTCTTTATCTGTACTCTCTTAGGCTTTACCTAACCACCACACCCTTAGGTGAACCTGTCTTCACACGGCTTTACCTAACCACCACACTCTTAGGCGatcctgtcttcacatggctttaC CTAACCACCACACTCTTAGGCGatc CTGTCTTCACACGGCTTTACCTAACCACCACACCCTTAGGCGATCCTGTCTTCACACGGCTTTACCTAACCACCACACCCTTAGGCGAACCTGTCTTCACACGGCTTTACCTAACCACCACACTCTTAGGCGatcctgtcttcacatggctttaCCTAACCACCACACCCTTAGGTGaacctgtcttcacatggctttaCCTACCCACCACACCCTTAGGTGAACCTGTCTTCACACGGCTTTACCTAACCGCCACACCCTTAGGCGATCCTGTCTTCCCACGGCTTTACCTAACCACCACACCCTTAGGCGATCCTGTCTTCACACGGCTTTACCTAACCACCACACCCTTAGGTGAACCTGTCTTCACACGGCTTTACCTAACCACCACACTCTTAGGCGATCCTGTCTTCACACGGCTTTACCTAACCACCACACCCTTAGGCGATCCTGTCTTCACACGGCTTTACCTAACCACCACACCCTTAGGCGATCCTGTCTTCACACGGCTTTACCTAACCACCACACCCTTAGGCGATCCTGTCTTCACACGGCTTTACCTAACCACCACACCCTTAGGTGAACCTGTCTTCACACGGCTTTACCTAACCACCACACCCTTAGGCGATCCTGTCTTCACACGGCTTTACCTAACCGCCACACCCTTAGGCGATCCTGTCTTCACACGGCTTTACCTAACCGCCACACTCTTAGGTGatcctgtcttcacatggctttaCCTAACCGCCACACCCTTAGGTGATCCTGTCTTCACACGGCTTTACCTAACCACCACACTCTTAGGCGATCCTGTCTTCACACAGCTTTACCTAACCACCACACTCTTAGGCGatcctgtcttcacatggctttaCCTAACCACCACACCCTTAGGTGATCCTGTCTTCACACGGCTTTACCTAACCACCACACTCTTAGGCGATCCTGTCTTCACACAGCTTTACCTAACCGCCACACTCTTAGGTAatcctgtcttcacatggctttaCCTAACTGCCATACCCTGA
- the LOC126068509 gene encoding mucin-17-like isoform X18 translates to MRLVHLPLHCLTVLGPLYLYSLRLYLTTTPLGEPVFTRLYLTTTLLGDPVFTWLYLTTTPLGEPVFTWLYLNTTPLGEPVFTRLYLTATPLGDPVFPRLYLTTTPLGDPVFTRLYLTTTPLGDPVFTRLYLTTTLLGDPVFTWLYLTTTPLGDPVFTRLYLTATPLGEPVFTRLYLTTTPLGDPVFTRLYLTTTPLGEPVFTRLYLTTTLLGDPVFTWLYLTTTPLGEPVFTWLYLPTTPLGDPVFTRLYLTTTPLGDPVFTRLYLTTTPLGEPVFTRLYLTTTPLGDPVFTRLYLTATPLGDPVFTRLYLTATLLGDPVFTWLYLTATPLGDPVFTRLYLTTTLLGDPVFTQLYLTTTLLGDPVFTWLYLTTTPLGDPVFTRLYLTTTLLGDPVFTQLYLTATLLGNPVFTWLYLTAIP, encoded by the exons ATGCGCTTGGTCCACCTCCCTCTTCACTGCCTTACAGTCCTTGGCCCTCTTTATCTGTACTCTCTTAGGCTTTACCTAACCACCACACCCTTAGGTGAACCTGTCTTCACACGGCTTTACCTAACCACCACACTCTTAGGCGatcctgtcttcacatggctttaCCTAACCACCACACCCTTAGGTGaacctgtcttcacatggctttaCCTAAACACCACACCCTTAGGTGAACCTGTCTTCACACGGCTTTACCTAACCGCCACACCCTTAGGCGATCCTGTCTTCCCACGGCTTTACCTAACCACCACACCCTTAGGCGATCCTGTCTTCACACGGCTTTACCTAACCACCACACCCTTAGGCGATCCTGTCTTCACACGGCTTTACCTAACCACCACACTCTTAGGCGatcctgtcttcacatggctttaCCTAACCACCACGCCCTTAGGCGATCCTGTCTTCACACGGCTTTACCTAACCGCCACGCCCTTAGGCGAACCTGTCTTCACACGGCTTTACCTAACCACCACACCCTTAGGCGATCCTGTCTTCACACGGCTTTACCTAACCACCACACCCTTAGGCGAACCTGTCTTCACACGGCTTTACCTAACCACCACACTCTTAGGCGatcctgtcttcacatggctttaCCTAACCACCACACCCTTAGGTGaacctgtcttcacatggctttaCCTACCCACCACACCCTTAG GCGATCCTGTCTTCACACGGCTTTACCTAACCACCACACCCTTAGGCGATCCTGTCTTCACACGGCTTTACCTAACCACCACACCCTTAGGTGAACCTGTCTTCACACGGCTTTACCTAACCACCACACCCTTAGGCGATCCTGTCTTCACACGGCTTTACCTAACCGCCACACCCTTAGGCGATCCTGTCTTCACACGGCTTTACCTAACCGCCACACTCTTAGGTGatcctgtcttcacatggctttaCCTAACCGCCACACCCTTAGGTGATCCTGTCTTCACACGGCTTTACCTAACCACCACACTCTTAGGCGATCCTGTCTTCACACAGCTTTACCTAACCACCACACTCTTAGGCGatcctgtcttcacatggctttaCCTAACCACCACACCCTTAGGTGATCCTGTCTTCACACGGCTTTACCTAACCACCACACTCTTAGGCGATCCTGTCTTCACACAGCTTTACCTAACCGCCACACTCTTAGGTAatcctgtcttcacatggctttaCCTAACTGCCATACCCTGA